In Candidatus Vicinibacter proximus, the genomic stretch TTATATCCGGACTTCCGTCAGTATTTAATCGCGCGATTACGCCATCTGTATTTTGGTGCAAACTTGAATATCCACAAACAAGAGCCTTTCTATCTGATAAAATAACAACACCTCTGAGACCTCCTGTCCCTCCACCAAGATCCTGTATATTAATACCGGCCTTACCATAAGAATTATCCGGGACCCCATATGCACTGTATCTTACTGTACAAAATTTACCACTTAATGTGTTACCTGCCAACACAATTTTATCATCACTTTGAATATTCATATCATATGGAGAAGATGACTCACCATTAACCGTTGTCATCACTTTGCCATCTTTATCAAATGAAATATCCAAAATACCACTGTTTGAATATTTCGCAAGGGCAAACTTGGATATACCTGCCTCTGTTGCATACCCACCTACTATTATTCCTCCATTGCTTAATACCAAAACCGAATATGCAGCATCGTCCTGTCCCGCAAAATCTGTTGTCACTTTTCCATCACTACTAAATGTATTATCCAATCGACCATACGAATTAAACCTGGCCATCGCAAAATCATAGTTTAAAACTGCAGGAGTCACTTGTCGGGTTGAACCCACCATCAATATGCCACCATTGGTAAGTAAAATCATGTCATTTGCAAAATCCGCCGTGCCACTTCCAATGTCTGTCAAAGAAATCCCACCTGTACCAAAATCTGCATCTAAAGTTCCTTCAGGCTTTAAACGGATCATGGCGAAATTATAGTGTTGGCCATTCACCCAAGCGTACCCTCCGACAACTATCTTTCCATCGGAGGCAACAACAACCCTATATGCCAAGGCAGCGCCCAGATCACCAACCGGCTGTGTCAAATACCCCTTTCCGGCAAAACTTTTATCCAAGTTTCCATTAGATTCCAATCTTGCTACTAGAAAATTATTTTGATTACCCTGCGTGGCCACACCAGAGATTACTAACTTCCCATCTTTTTGCACAACCACAGAATAAAACGTAGAAGGGAAATTATAAAATATGAACTTCCCTCCATCTCCAAAACTTAAGTCTTCTGCTCCATCGCTCATATATCTTGCAACGAAAGCATTTCTGGTTTGACCAACCGATAAATAACCCACCACAATTATTTTTCCATCTGCTTGTCTGGTCATGTGCTGAGTCCTTTCAAAGGACTTCCCTATAGAAAGAGAATGGTAAGAATTCCCATTAAAACTCTTATCAAAACCTCCATCCTGGGCAGAAACCCACTGAACTAGAAAAAGACTCAATACGAAAATTAAAATTTTAAAATTTCTCATGATTGCCATTTAAATTTATTAATAATCAACACTTCAATTTAAACTTAAAGCATTCATTTTAATTGACATTTATCATTGGCAATAGTGATATATTACCATGTTCCTAACCCAACTAATAAAATTCCACCCTCTTGAATCTCATCCATCCCATACACCCCAAAAATCATGGTACAGACAGTTGATGGGGATTTTGTCTGAACTGGGATTGATGGGAATATTGGGAATGGTGGGAATATTGTCTGAACTGGGATTTATGGGATTGTTGGGAGTTTTGGGATGGAATATGATTTTTTTTTTGAAAAGATTATAGATGAACCATTAAAATCATTTAATAAAATTCCATCCTCTCGATCTCATTAATCCCATGCATCCCAAAAATCATGGTTCAGACAGTTAATGGGGATTGTATAACCAACCCACTTACATGATAATAATCATGACTGACATTGATTCCCATCAAGTACTCACTTTTAATAATTTCTTTCCTTCGTGCAAAGAATTGGAACAAGTATGTCTGTATATCATTCTCAGGGAAAGATTCCGCACAAAAGACATGTAGTCTATCGGCAAAAAACGGGTGAGTTGTATCACGAAGAACTTTTCGGCACGGAGGGTTTTTCTTCTACATCTTCTTTGGTCTATCATCTAAGACCGCCGACTCGTGTACGTCAGATTGGTAAACCGTGGTCCATCAAGCCGGAGTTGGCCATTGAGGATAATTTACAGGCACTGAGTTTTTCTGGATTCAAGGCCACTCCAAAAGCCGATTACATCGAGAGTCGAAGGACTTTGTTTCTCAATGCAGACATGTCTGTAAGTCTTGCTGCTCCGACCGAATCCCTTCGAGATTATTTTTTCAAAAATGCCGATGCTGATGAGATGATTTTCATCCATGAGGGCGCTGGTGTGTTGCGTACCAGTTATGGCAATGTACGTTTTGAGTATGGCGATTATCTGGTCATACCACGGGGAACTGTTTACCAAATTGAATTTGATTCAGGCCTTAACCGTCACCTGATTGTGGAGTCTCATGGACCTATCCGAACGCCTGGTCGTTACCGCAACAACATGGGACAATATTTGGAACATTCCCCTTTTTGTGAGCGCGATTTTAAACTACCCCAGAATCTGGAGACTTTTGATCGGGAGGGAGAGTTTCACCTTCGCATTAAAAAACGTGGGATGATCTACCCTTTTGTCTACACCAACCATCCTTTTGATGTCGTTGGTTGGGATGGCTACAATTATCCATACGGTATTTCCATATTTGATTTCGAACCAATTACCGGACGAGTACACATGCCTCCACCCATACATCAGCAATTCGAAGGTAGGGGTTTTGTCATTTGCTCTTTTGTCCCGAGAATGTATGATTATCATCCGGACGCCATCCCTGCTCCTTATCACCACAGCAATATTGATTCTGACGAAATTCTTTACTATGTGGATGGAGATTTTATGAGCAGGAACAATATCCAAAAAGGTCAGCTGACCTTACATCCCGCAGGCATTCCACATGGGCCTCATCCCGGTGCAATTGAAAGAAGCATTGGACAAAAAGATACAAAAGAACTCGCAGTCATGATTGATCCGTTTAGTCCGGTAAGCATCACAAAAGATGCTATGGAGATTGAGGTAAAGGATTATTATAAATCCTGGCTAGAGGAACCAATAGGCGCTAATTGATTCAATTTTTATTTAAATTATTAAAATTTTACCCGATTATGAAAGATCTTACCACCGTACAAAATTACAGCTACAGCGGAGAAAAGATTTTTGAAAAAGCACAGGATTTTCTACCCATCAACGGTACTGATTTTGTTGAACTATACGTAGGGAATGCCAAGCAGGCAGCCCATTTTTATAAGACTGCCTTTGGCTTTCAGTCCTTGGCCTATTCCGGATTAGAAACAGGCAATAAGGAAAAATGCTCCTATGTCATCCAACAAGGCAAAATACGTCTGGTATTAACCTCTCCATTCAATCCGGACAGTGAAATTTCACAACACATTAGACTGCACGGCGATGGCGTTAAGTACATTGCACTGTGGGTAGATGATGCTAGAAAAGCATTTGAGGAAACTGTGTCGCGAGGCGCAAAATCATTCCTCGAACCGGTAAGTGTTTCAGACGAATTTGGCGAAATTGTTAAATCGGGAATACATACCTACGGTGATACCGTTCACCTGTTCATAGAAAGAAAAAATTATCACGGCCCTTTTATGCCTGGATACATAGCCTGGCATTCAGATTATCAACCTTCTGAAACAGGACTCAAATACATCGATCACATGGTGGGTAATGTCGAACTTGGTGGAATGGACAAGTGGGCAAGATTCTATGCAGAAGTGATGGGTTTTGCCAATCTGATTACCTTCGACGACAAAGACATTTCTACCAAATACACCGCTTTGATGAGCAAAGTGATGACCAATGGCAATGGTAGAATTAAGTTTCCTATCAACGAACCCGCACAAGGTCTGAAGAAGTCTCAGATAGAGGAATATCTGGATTTTTATAAAGGCCCTGGATGTCAGCACATCGCGGTTGCAACAGATAACATCATCTTCACCATCAGCGAAATGAGAAAGAGGGGTGTTGAATTTCTTCATGTCCCCGGTGATTACTATGATACAGTCAAATCAAGGGTGGGCATCATAGAAGAAGACATGGATGAGTTGAGAAAACTCGGCATCATGGTGGATCGAGATGAAGACGGTTACCTCCTGCAGATATTTACCAAACCGGTAGAAGATCGTCCTACCCTGTTCTTTGAAATCATTCAACGCAAGGGAGCAAAGTCATTCGGAAAAGGTAACTTTCAGGCTTTGTTTGAAAGTATTGAAGCAGAACAGGCTCGCCGTGGAACCTTATAACTGTCCAAGACCTAAGAGGCTCACTTTTGAGTAATTTTGCTTTTATACTCTCTCTTAATGTTTGAAATGTAAGTTTCCGGATGTTGCAATGTCCTTTATTCGGGGTCGGTTTGCATTGACCAGACTTGTCTGGCACGCCAATGACATGTTAAATAAGTAAATTTATTCTTAATTTCAGTCCAAAACTCAGTCAAAATCAGGCAATTATAAAATTACCTGTCATTTATGGAATATTATGCGTATCTTTGCAACACTTTGTCTGAAGATTGTATCTCAATCTACTGGTAAACATCAATTACCGTCGGTTTCATCTTACATTTTTCTTTAAAGTGCCTAACATTAAAAACTTTTAATGACGTTTACTGATTTGAAATTAATTAAGCCGCTACTTTCGGCTTTAGATAAAAAAAATTACCTAAAACCATCCCCCATCCAGGCTAAAAGTATCCCGCACCTGCTCGAAGGAAAGGACATCTTTGGTTGTGCCCAGACAGGGACAGGAAAAACTGCTGCCTTCACGCTTCCGATTTTACAAATGATGGAAGCCAAAAAAACCGATCAACCCAGAAGAACCATAAAAGCCCTGATCCTTGCACCTACACGCGAACTGGCAACCCAGATCAGCGAAAATGTCAGAGATTACGGAGCTAACCTTTCTTTTACACATGCCACTGTTTTTGGCGGTGTGTCTCAGACCCAACAAGTCAATGCACTAAGAAGAGGAATTGATATCTTGATTGCTACGCCCGGCAGATTGCTGGATTTGATGCAACAGGGGTTTGTCAATCTGAATTATGTGGAATATTTTGTTTTGGATGAAGCAGACCGTATGCTGGATATGGGTTTCATTAATGACATGAGAAAGGTTATTGCCAAGTTACCTGCAAAAAAACAAACCATGTTTTTTTCAGCAACTGCTGCACCAAATATTATGCAACTTGCCAATACGATTTTAAAAAATCCGGTGAGCGTTTCTGTTAACCCTGTTTCTTCTACTGCTCCTGCGATCAAACAAAGTGTTTATTTTGTGCAACGACCACAAAAAAGTGCATTGTTGAAACATATTCTGAAAACGGATAAAATCGATCACGTATTGATTTTTACCAGAACCAAAAGAGGTGCAGATAAAGTAGCCAAGGACCTTAAAGGAATCAATATAAAAGCAGAGGCCATCCACGGAAATAAATCCCAGACCGCCCGAGAAAAAGCTTTGAAAGGATTTAAAGACAGAACGGTTAGTGTGTTGGTAGCCACGGACATTGCATCCCGAGGAATTGACGTCGACAAACTCACACATGTTATCAATTATGAAATTCCTGAACAAGCTGAGAATTATGTACACCGGATCGGTCGTACCGGCAGAGCAGGAGAAACTGGAGAAGCAGTATCTCTTTGCAGTACAGAAGAATTGGCTTACTTTAGAGGCATACAAAAATTAATAAAAAAAGATATTGAAGTCATCAAAAAGCACCCCTACCTGTAGGAATTTTTCTTCAAGATCTATTACAAGAATAATTATATTAAACAATCATTAAATTAAAAGCATGAAAAACGGTGTAGTAAAATTTTACAACGAAGCCAAAGGATTTGGATTTATTAAAGAAGATAATGGACAAGAAATTTTTGTTCATGCTTCTGGATTAAAAGAAGAGATTCGCGAAAACGATAAGGTTACCTTTGACGTTCAGGATGGAAAGAAAGGTCTTAACGCGGTTAACGTAAAGTTAGCTTAATTTAAGTTCTTCCATTCCAACAGACGTCCTATAGATTTGCCTCCTGATTCTTCAGAAATAAAGATGGTTTTCCTGTCAGAATTTTTTAAGCATCAGACACCTGGCCTCGGTCAAGGTGGACAGCAGAATCGATGAAATTCATCCAAAATCAATAGAAGTCTTAACTAAATCAAGGGGTACAAAGTACTCCTTGATTTCTTTTTTGCCTACATTGCCATTTGTAGCCATTGGTTTTGTATTTTTTAAAGCAACACATTCTTTGATGCCCCAAATTCAGGTGTTCGCGTCTCACCAATTTTAAAGTCAGGAATTCCCCATAGCGCATTGCTTGATTTATCCTTTCCCATAACCAAGTTTTATCTTAAATTTGGCATGTGATTCAGTCTTTTTAATACGAATGGATTTTCCCATGTCGATGCGGCAGTTCCGTTTTGTCTTATGTCAACTTATCAGATTCTGCATTTATGAAAGAAAATATTTACTCCGTTATCGCAGGCACGGGAAGTTTTATTCCTGAGAATGTAATACTCAACAGTGATTTCATGCAAAGCACTTTTTACGATCAGGATAAAAAGAATATTGATACACCCAATGAAGATTTAATCAGCAAGTTTCAAAAAATAACCACCATCAGTGAAAGACGCTATGCGGACGATCACATGGTCACTTCGGATATGGCATTTCTCGCTGCAAAGGATGCCCTCGAATCCTCCGACATCGATCCGGAAAGTCTCGATCTAATCATTGTAGCCCATAATTTTGGCAATGTTAAAAAGAATAACCGCAAGTCTGATCTTGTTCCCAGTCTTGCTGCCAGAGTAAAATATCACCTTGGCATAAAAAATCCCAATACAGTGGCTTTTGATCTCATTTTTGGCTGTCCCGGATGGCTACAAGGTATGATTCAGGCCGATTATCAGATAAAATCAGGCAATGCTCAACGAATTATGGTTATTGGCGCAGAAATGCTCTCCAGAGTCTCTGATCCGCACGACAGAGACAGCATGATCTATTCTGATGGCGCTGGCGCTACCATCCTCCAGGCAGTCCACAGTGAAGTCCCATTGGGTATGATCGCACATGCTGTCCGTACAGATGCCTTTAACGAAGCGCATTACCTCGAAATGAAGGAATCCAACAGTCCCGATTATTCCGGCTCCGAACTGTATCTTAAAATGCAGGGACGCAAATTGTATGAATACGCACTTAACCAGGTCCCTCAATTGGTAAAAGATTGCATCACAAAATCCAATCTTGAATTCGATCAAATCAGTAAAGTCCTCATTCACCAGGCAAATGGCAAAATGGATGAGGCCATACTCCATAGAATCTGTCAGCTGTTTGGAAAAAAATCCGATCCTGCTAAACTGATGCCCATGACCATTGATAAATTAGGCAATAGCTCGACGGCTACTCTTCCTACTTTACTTGACCTGATTCTTAAAAATAAAATGAAGGACCACGATCTGAATAAAGACGACTACGCTGTTTTTGCATCTGTAGGCGCAGGAATGAACATCAATGCGTTTACCTATAAATTTGCTTGATGACTACTCAATTTTAGGCGTTCTTCCATAGATCATGTAATAAAAAAAAGAAACAAACAAACTACCACCAGCAAGATTTCCTAAAATTACAGGAACCAGGTTTTTTATAAATCCTGCAAGGTTGATCGACTCTGCATCAGGAACTAAAAGATTTGCTTCCTTCAACAAAAAACCCATCGGAATCAGATACATGTTTGCGATGCTGTGCTCAAATCCACATGCAACAAATGCAGTGATAGGGAAAATAATCACCACCACCTTATCCACCACACTCCTGCCTGCCTGCGCCATCCAAACCGCCAAACAAACCAACACATTGCACAACATGCCACTGAAAAAACACTGCTGAAAGGATAAATTACATTTCATTGCAGCAATCTTAACATAAGTCATTCCAACCGCACCACCATTCATGTCTGGATGTCCGGAAAAGTAAACCAATAATGCAATGCCTGCAGCACCTATAAAATTTGCGTTAGCTACCACAATCCAGTTGCGCAATACTTCTGAAAACTTCAACTTACCATCTGCCCAGGCCATCACCAGTAAATTGTTTCCGGTAAAAAGTTCAGCACCGGCTATGACCACTAAAATCAATCCCAATGAAAATACTAACCCTCCAATAAACCTTCCTGCAACAAAACCTAATCCTGATTCTGATTGAACCAAAACAAAACACATCGCACCCAATCCAATAAATGCCCCAGCAAGAATGCCCAACATAAACATGGGTAGCAAAGGAAGTCTCGCTTTAACAACACCGACATTTTCTACCCGTTCTGCAATTTCCTTTGGTGAAAAAGCATCAAATCCAAAAATTTCCTGCATAAAATGGCTTTATATTCTTTTCAAATGTAATACAAAACCAGAAGAGAAGTTTTAACTTTCCAAATTGAAATATCGGGTCAGATAAATTTTATGGGGATTAATTAGAAATTAAGCTGGATTAAATAGATTCCGATACTTCATCATATAGTTATCGATTTAGAAATTCAGATCGGCCTTTTTCATTTTAGCTAAAACTGATCTAACCCATATAATGCATTAGGGTTTCGTAATGAAAGGCAAAAGACCAATAAAGACAAGCACTACCATGAATGAACGATCTTTGATTACCATCAAAGTAATGAACGGCAGTTCATTAAGTGAATGAACATCGTAAGATGGTGGGTGGGCTTTTGACAAGCCATAGTGGATTCTATGGTGCTGGATGACTGACCGATTTCCGCAATGCGGAATGAAGCACGACAGTGCTTCAAGGGAAGGAACCGCGAAAGCGGCATGAGGAAAATGGAGAATTAGAGAATTTGAAAATTAGTTAATTAGCTAATGGATGACTGACCGATTTCCGCAATGCGGAATGAAGCACGACAGTGCTTCAAGGGAAGGAACCGCGAAAGCGGCATGAGGAAAATAGAGAATTAGAGAATTTGAAAATTAGTTAATTAGCTAATGGATGACTGACCGATTTCCGCAATGCGGAATGAAGCACGACAGTGCTTCAAGGGGAAGGAACCGCGAAAGCGGCATGAGGAAAATAGAGAATTAGAGAATTTGAAAATTAGTTAATTAGCTAATGGATGACTGACCGATTTCCGCAATGCGGAATGAAGCACGACAGTGCTTCAAAGGGAAGGAACCGCGAAAGCGGCATGAGGAAAATAGAGAATTAGAGAATTTGAAAATTAGTTAATTAGCTAATGGATGACTGACCGATTTCCGCAATGCGGAATGAAGCACGACAGTGCTTCAAGGGAAGGAACCGCGAAAGCGGCATGAGGAAAATAGAGAATTAGAGAATTTGAAAATTAGTTAATTAGCTAATGGATGACTGACCGATTTCCGCAATGCGGAATGAAGCACGACAGTGCTTCAAGGGGAAGGAACCGCGAAAGCGGCATGAGGAAAATAGAGAATTAGAGAATTTGAAAATTAGTTAATTAGCTAATGGATGACTGACCGATTTCCGCAATGCGGAATGAAGCACGACAGTGCTTCAAGGGAAGGAACCGCGAAAGCGGCATGAGGAAATACTTGTATTTAACGAAACAGCGAAAGCTAAAATTCTTTGACTTGGAATAGAAATTCTAATGCATTATATGGGTTACAAAGCGTTAAGAACAAAATACTGTTTGAGCTCGCAGGCAAATAATCTAACATATAGATGACAGTAAGGCCCAGAGCCATTGTCGCTGCTTAAAGCGAGTTTATTTTGTTTAGCTTTTTAAAACAGTTTTAGCGTTAAGAAATGAAAACAGCCTTGATTTTTTTTATCCAAACAAAAAAGAACAATGATACCTGGATGGAATTCAGGACAACTTTAGTGAATAACTGGGTCCGCAAAACTGGTTTCTCCTTAAAAATCTTGACTTGACCCGAAATATCTCAAAACTTCAATCTTCTTGTTCAAATTTTAAAAAGTAAAGCCAATTAAATCAGCAAACAATAATTTTTAAAATGCATTATCGTACAAATACAGATCCCGATAATATTTTTCACTTTAATGACCCAACCACCTCAAGGATTCATCAATAACCTCTGTCATGTGATTGCCTACAAAAACGCTCTTTCCTTCTGCCTCTTTTTTCCATTCAGAAAAAGAATGATCATACGGATAAACTTTGAATGTGATGTTCTTCTTGCCTTTCCTTAGCGCTTCAAGTTGTATGAAATCAGAACTCAGAACAGATGTATTTCTGTCCTGTGAGGAAGAAACCAAATAGACCGGTATGTTTAAGGAGAGGATATCTTCCACCGGCTGATGCTTACAAAAACTGCTCCAGCGTAAATAGGTATGGCCAAACCATTTTTTGTCGGTCGCATCACCATAAGTATAAATATCCTGATAAATTTTATGAAGTGAGTCTATATTTTGTTGCGCGTCGTGATCGGATATAATGCCACATGCTGCATCTATTCTGTTCTGAATGATAAAATCATAAAATTGATTCAACCCATTCCCAACCAACAACAAACAATGGGTCACTTTCTTACATTCCGCTGCCAACTTAGCGCCCACCTGAAAACCTTCGGAAATACCCATCACAGCTATCTTTCTACGATCCACCCGATATTGTTTGATCACTTTTTCAAGCACTACTTTTGCTGCATCCACTCTCCAGTCTAGCGACAATCTTTTGTTGTATTCCTCAGGTTCAGGATACATAGGATAACCGTGTTCAGGATCTCTTCGGACACTGTCCGCAAAGGGAATTCCGGGTTTACTGATGAGTACAATATGGAAATGCTCTGATAATTTTTTGTAATCGAATGGAACTGTCCCCGCCATCCCTCTTTCCATTAAATGAAAAAGTGGTAAAGAACCTGAACCATCTATATAGAGCAACATTGGCTTCTGTTGAGCCGATTTGTTTATGGTCACATAATAATTTACCTCGCCGAGTTTCTTTGACTGAATGCTATGATGCTTAAATCCAAACTTCTCCGAACCTACAACTTGTGAAAATCCGCATTGAATAGCTAAATTAAAAATTGCACCAAAAAATAAAAGAGTTTTCAAATACATATTTTAAAATTCTACTCAAAAATAAGATTTATTGGGTGATCATAAAAACCTTTGAAGGATTTCTAATTTTCCAAATCCAAAATCAAGGCTTTCAATTTTTTATTCTCAGGAATCATTTCTGCCTCCATTTTGTAATATTTTAATGCATTGGCCTTATCTCCTTTTACTAAATAGGCTTCCGCCAAACTGTCATAGGTATTGGGTACTTTCGGAAATAGAGAGACATTGATTTCAAATAAATTTAATGCCAGATCTATTTTATTAGCCTTCAAAAACTGGTAGCCAAAATAATTTAAAAAACGATCGTCATAAGGCAGTCTTGCTTGCATGGCTAATTTTTCTACATTATTTTTAACATAGTCTATTCCCCTTTCCCGAACTATTTTGTACAACAATAAATTAAATGGCAACTCAACAGGTGGAATAGGTTCTCCTTTTAGAATCGAATTTATTCTGGGTGCTAATTCATCCGCAATATCTCCGGTATTGGCAAGAACCACAAAACAAAATCCACTTTTCTCGTGAAAAAAAATGCTTGAATTCCAAACTTCCGTTCCCCCGGCGAACATTCCACTTCCATATTTTTTTCCGGATGGAAGATTGCCTTGCCTCTTCGCTTCTACAAATTTCAACAAACTTCCGATATTCATGTATAACCCGCCAGCCGGAGTACTACAACTAATGTCATCCATACTTTCTTTATTACCATCAAAGTCAATCCAATGTCCATGTGCACGATTGATTTGTTTAGACTTTTGTGCCATGGTGTAATATACATTACCCAAACCCACTGGTTTGAAAATCCTTTCCTTTAGGTTCTCCTCATAACTCTTTCCACTTATCTTTTCTATGAGTGCACCCAAAACCACATAACCCGAATTGGAATACTCCTGACCTGTACCCGGCTCATACAAGAGCGGTTCATCTTTAATAATGTCAACCAGTTGCGATACAGAAAAATCATTCTCTGACAGCATCCGGAATTTTGGATTTCTTAAATAATCGCCCAATCCTGCCCTCATGTCAAGAAGCTGCTGTATGGTTATTTTATTGCCTGTTTCTGCATGAAACAGGTCTAGATATTTACTTATTTTATCCTGGTAGTTGAGTTTGTGTTCTTCCACCAACTGATGAATAATTTCTTCTGTGAATTGCTTGTTCAATGATCCAATGTTGAACAGGGTATTCTTGTCCATCGTTCTGCTTGTGTTCCAGTCCGCGTAACCGTGTTGTTTATAATATACTTCTTCCCCTTGGTGCGAAATAATTACTTGTCCGGTAAATATTCCTTTGTCATATGCATCACTCAAAAGTGAATCCAGCTTTTGAAACATGACCGTACTCACCTCTTGAGCGAAAACATTTGCGCTCACCATTATGACCCCAATGATTAGAAATTGAATTTTCATTGCAATTAATTTTATGTCTTATTATTTTTTAAACGATCAAGAGCAATTCAATCATCAACCAATTAACTAATTAGCTCATTTTCAAATTTCCTAATTCTCTCGTTAGCCGCTTTCGCGGTTCCTTCACTTATCGTGCTGTCGCACGATACTCTGCCGAACCAAAGATCGTTCAGTCACTCATTAGCACATTAACTCATTATCACATTTGCTAAT encodes the following:
- a CDS encoding homogentisate 1,2-dioxygenase, coding for MSVYHSQGKIPHKRHVVYRQKTGELYHEELFGTEGFSSTSSLVYHLRPPTRVRQIGKPWSIKPELAIEDNLQALSFSGFKATPKADYIESRRTLFLNADMSVSLAAPTESLRDYFFKNADADEMIFIHEGAGVLRTSYGNVRFEYGDYLVIPRGTVYQIEFDSGLNRHLIVESHGPIRTPGRYRNNMGQYLEHSPFCERDFKLPQNLETFDREGEFHLRIKKRGMIYPFVYTNHPFDVVGWDGYNYPYGISIFDFEPITGRVHMPPPIHQQFEGRGFVICSFVPRMYDYHPDAIPAPYHHSNIDSDEILYYVDGDFMSRNNIQKGQLTLHPAGIPHGPHPGAIERSIGQKDTKELAVMIDPFSPVSITKDAMEIEVKDYYKSWLEEPIGAN
- the hppD gene encoding 4-hydroxyphenylpyruvate dioxygenase, with product MKDLTTVQNYSYSGEKIFEKAQDFLPINGTDFVELYVGNAKQAAHFYKTAFGFQSLAYSGLETGNKEKCSYVIQQGKIRLVLTSPFNPDSEISQHIRLHGDGVKYIALWVDDARKAFEETVSRGAKSFLEPVSVSDEFGEIVKSGIHTYGDTVHLFIERKNYHGPFMPGYIAWHSDYQPSETGLKYIDHMVGNVELGGMDKWARFYAEVMGFANLITFDDKDISTKYTALMSKVMTNGNGRIKFPINEPAQGLKKSQIEEYLDFYKGPGCQHIAVATDNIIFTISEMRKRGVEFLHVPGDYYDTVKSRVGIIEEDMDELRKLGIMVDRDEDGYLLQIFTKPVEDRPTLFFEIIQRKGAKSFGKGNFQALFESIEAEQARRGTL
- a CDS encoding DEAD/DEAH box helicase is translated as MTFTDLKLIKPLLSALDKKNYLKPSPIQAKSIPHLLEGKDIFGCAQTGTGKTAAFTLPILQMMEAKKTDQPRRTIKALILAPTRELATQISENVRDYGANLSFTHATVFGGVSQTQQVNALRRGIDILIATPGRLLDLMQQGFVNLNYVEYFVLDEADRMLDMGFINDMRKVIAKLPAKKQTMFFSATAAPNIMQLANTILKNPVSVSVNPVSSTAPAIKQSVYFVQRPQKSALLKHILKTDKIDHVLIFTRTKRGADKVAKDLKGINIKAEAIHGNKSQTAREKALKGFKDRTVSVLVATDIASRGIDVDKLTHVINYEIPEQAENYVHRIGRTGRAGETGEAVSLCSTEELAYFRGIQKLIKKDIEVIKKHPYL
- a CDS encoding cold shock domain-containing protein yields the protein MKNGVVKFYNEAKGFGFIKEDNGQEIFVHASGLKEEIRENDKVTFDVQDGKKGLNAVNVKLA
- a CDS encoding ketoacyl-ACP synthase III codes for the protein MKENIYSVIAGTGSFIPENVILNSDFMQSTFYDQDKKNIDTPNEDLISKFQKITTISERRYADDHMVTSDMAFLAAKDALESSDIDPESLDLIIVAHNFGNVKKNNRKSDLVPSLAARVKYHLGIKNPNTVAFDLIFGCPGWLQGMIQADYQIKSGNAQRIMVIGAEMLSRVSDPHDRDSMIYSDGAGATILQAVHSEVPLGMIAHAVRTDAFNEAHYLEMKESNSPDYSGSELYLKMQGRKLYEYALNQVPQLVKDCITKSNLEFDQISKVLIHQANGKMDEAILHRICQLFGKKSDPAKLMPMTIDKLGNSSTATLPTLLDLILKNKMKDHDLNKDDYAVFASVGAGMNINAFTYKFA
- a CDS encoding formate/nitrite transporter family protein, whose protein sequence is MQEIFGFDAFSPKEIAERVENVGVVKARLPLLPMFMLGILAGAFIGLGAMCFVLVQSESGLGFVAGRFIGGLVFSLGLILVVIAGAELFTGNNLLVMAWADGKLKFSEVLRNWIVVANANFIGAAGIALLVYFSGHPDMNGGAVGMTYVKIAAMKCNLSFQQCFFSGMLCNVLVCLAVWMAQAGRSVVDKVVVIIFPITAFVACGFEHSIANMYLIPMGFLLKEANLLVPDAESINLAGFIKNLVPVILGNLAGGSLFVSFFYYMIYGRTPKIE
- a CDS encoding serine hydrolase, translating into MKIQFLIIGVIMVSANVFAQEVSTVMFQKLDSLLSDAYDKGIFTGQVIISHQGEEVYYKQHGYADWNTSRTMDKNTLFNIGSLNKQFTEEIIHQLVEEHKLNYQDKISKYLDLFHAETGNKITIQQLLDMRAGLGDYLRNPKFRMLSENDFSVSQLVDIIKDEPLLYEPGTGQEYSNSGYVVLGALIEKISGKSYEENLKERIFKPVGLGNVYYTMAQKSKQINRAHGHWIDFDGNKESMDDISCSTPAGGLYMNIGSLLKFVEAKRQGNLPSGKKYGSGMFAGGTEVWNSSIFFHEKSGFCFVVLANTGDIADELAPRINSILKGEPIPPVELPFNLLLYKIVRERGIDYVKNNVEKLAMQARLPYDDRFLNYFGYQFLKANKIDLALNLFEINVSLFPKVPNTYDSLAEAYLVKGDKANALKYYKMEAEMIPENKKLKALILDLEN